A window of Nicotiana sylvestris chromosome 8, ASM39365v2, whole genome shotgun sequence genomic DNA:
TTTGCTATGAGCAAGATCATGGAATTGATAGCGATCACTATCCAAAAGAAGTTGTTGTGATACCCACCTACAGCCTAGAGGAAAAACCCATCCGTGTTCATTAATTTTGGTATTCTGAATGTATAAAAGACTCTGGCTGTTGGCTTCTCTCAAGCTAAAATCATGAACAAGATCATGAATCATACATGTCATGATTTTACCATCAAAACTTCGCTTGCTAACAATAACTAGACTTTTATCAATAAGATAATTTAAATTCAAAGCAGCCACTTCTTCCAATCCCTTCATCCCCTTTACCTTTAGGAGTCCCTCTGCAATCCATAACCTAATCAACTTTTCCACAGAAATCTCACTTGCTTTTGAAAAAACTCCAAAATACAGAAAGCAAGCTTTCAAATAAGAAGGAAGATGTTTGTAACTTAAAGCGAGCACTCCTGAGCATTGTTGATAAGCATCAACATTTGCTAATGAGCTCACACTTTCAGCTACTTTTCTCCACTCTTCCAGTGTCCTCTTGCTAGAGAGAACTTGGCAACCACAGAAATCATAAGTGGTAATCCTCTGCAGTTTTTTGCAACCTCCTTTCCGACATCCTCAAATTCAATCGGAAAACCTTTTTCAGCCAAAGCTTTTTGGTAAAACAAATTCCAACTGTCATCCGTGTCAAGTAAATGCATCTGAAAAGGATCCTTAGGAGAACTAGCATACTGAGCAACCTCAACGTCTCGCGTAGTCAACAATACTCGACTTCTTTTATCATCATCTGGAAGACACAGTCTAATATCATCCCAAGCTTTTTTGCTCCATATGTCATCCACAACAATCAAATACCTTCGACTCATTAAACTTTGTTTCAAGCAAACGGCTAAATTTGAATCACTTTTCTTATCAAGCTCTTCTTCCATCCCAATATTAGCATCTTTAAGGAGGCCTAAAAGCATCTTTCTATAACTATAGTCCTCAGACACAGTAACCCATCCGCAAATATCAAAGAAGCTCAAAACTGAGGGATGAGAAAACAGCTTTTTGGCAAAAGTTGACTTACCAATGCCGCCCATACCAGTAACAGAGATGACTTCCATTTGAGTAGAGCCACTCGTGAGTTGACTCAACATCTTTTCTTGTTCAAAGTTGTACCCCACCATATCGTTCTCAAAGGTTGAAGCATGCAATCGTGGTGAACTTGAATCACCAAACGAGGAATTTCCAGCTCGCAAATTGTTGTTCTGACTGTGCTTGAAGACCTCTTCCTTGAGGGAGTCAATGTTTCCTATAGCTCGTTGTAAGATCTCAAAAAGTCTCTCGAGGGCTTCCTTTTGATGGAGTCCGCCATCTTGTTCCTCCATTACCACTTTCATCTGTGATTCAACTTCGTCTTCTGCTTCATTTGCTATGTGTTTGACTTTTGCGTGCAAATTGTCCATTTGTTCACCATCGGAAATATCAAGAAACTCTTGCAGAGAATCAACCTTCTCGTAGAGTAAATTCAAATTTTCCACATGATTATTCCATAGATCTAAGTTTGATTGCAAAAGCTGAAGCTGTTGTATTGTTCCCATTAGAGAAGTCAGTGCAACATAAGCACCCATCTCTCTCTATACTTCTGCAGTAAAGGACCTCCACATTAGGGAATGAAGCAATTTGGACTCAGTAAACACTAAAAATGACAGACATAACAAATTCACATACAATACAagtcatcatttttttttttttttggtaaggtaataggtttttaaatttttaaggcTTAATACATACTCAAccttgcaaatttggggcagagccgacggaagcgggagtggaagtgaggcttgattctcaagtcatccctaagaggggtagtttcaagtacctggggtcgtttattcaggggtccggggagatcgacgaggatgtcacacaccgtataggggtggggtggatgaaatggaggttagcgtcgggagtcctgtgtgacaagaaagtgccactgttactgaaaggtaaattttatagggcagtggttaggcctgctatgttgtatggaaccgagtgttggccggtgaagatctcacacatccagaggatgaaagttgcagagatgaggatgttgaggtggatgtgcgggcatacaaggaaggatacgattagaaatgaagatattagagagaaggtgggtgtggcccccatggaggacaagatgcgggaagcaagactcagatggttcgggcacattcagaggaggaacaccgatgcaccggtgagaaggtgtgaacgactggcggtggtgggtacgaagAGAGGTAGatggagacctaagaagtattggggagaggtgatcaggcaggatatgacgcgacttagggttactgaggacatggccctaaacagggaattgtggagatcaagcattaaggttgtaggttagggaaattgtgatgtcttttttacagcgtactagagtgagactagccagttaggagttagtcttaagatgctattgatcaactactgatgatgggctttatctgctgtgtattaataccttacatctttctcgtatttcctatatctcttatattgttgttactttatttttatggtatttatgttatgttatggatctaatggtattttatgttgttttattatgattctattgatagtactaatatagtgtctcttgttaagtctttgagccgagggtctcctggaaacagtctctctgcccctcgggtagaggtaaggtctgcgtacatattaccctccccagaccccacttgtgggattacactaggttgttgttgttgctgttgttacaTACTCAACCTCTCTAACTTGCACAAACATTCGTTTTCTACCCACTTTTTCTTTGCGGGTAACACATTACATACATAAGTTTGAAACTTCGGTAGCTAAGACTCCCTGAATGGCCTAAGACTACTTTATTCTTGTTTTCTGCAAAACCAACCATGCTCAACCACAACCCTCAGCGCTCAAAGATTTTGATAAAGCAATCTAATATCAAAACTACAGCAGTTTTCTCCACTCAGAAACTATGGAAAAGCTTTACCTATTCCTTATAGCTAGTAAAGATCCGGCGAAGGTGACAGAAATTTTGGTTGCGAGGTAAAGAGTAAAAAGGTTACAGGTGGATTTGGGATCGGAGATGGTGAGGGGAAAATTTGGTAAAAAAGCTTTTGTCTTTAGCTCCAAcggtctttatttctgcttctCCAGACCACTTGGTTTAAAACATATTCTCACCGTTCATAAACAATTATTAAGCAAATAAGACTAGCCTGGTTTCCATATTCATGTAGGAGAAAGAGATGGAGTAATGTTTCTGGAATTGGGAGGATTTGGCGGTGGTGGACCGTCGACATAGGTGGACGCATTGGCGGAGATGGAGTTTTCGTCGACGGAAACGACGGTGTAGGTGACGGCCGGACCTTTTTTCTGTTTAGGTGACCGTCGGACTTGGGTATACAACAAAAGCCCCAATTTTTAGTAAATCCGCGTACACTTACTAAAACAAGACATAGATTTAAATTCCATTAAAGGTGTGTTACATGTTGGGGGTgtgaaaatgatatttaaaaAATGACTAAAACCGATCAAATTGTACCGTATCGAATCAAATTTTaggtttttttaaaaataaaattgtaattttttatataaatttataatCGTACCAATAAttagaatatttttttattttatgaaaataaactgaaaaataatcGAATTGTATCGAATAAATTTATaatgtgaaaaatatatttatatattaagttaaAAATAATAAACTATTAAAAAAATTCTTAGGCCTTCGAATTATTtgcaagccaacaagtaattaagtcctataaaagtacatatgttattgcattctacttctactatTGACTTTTACATGACATTTAAAATAGTTaacgaaaattaaccgaaccgtaccaaTATCGAAGAGAAACCAACATGATTGGGACGGTCTTGaaaatctaattttggttatacataatagaataacaaaaaaaattattatggtataaattttataaaataacctaccgaaccattgacacccctagttaCATGCTATGAAAAATACTTTTCGAGAAAAGAGTTATCTTTTTACTTTGACTTTGAGAAAAAAATGGAGAAAATAATTTTCACCCAAAAAGAGGAAGATGATCACTTTGCGCAAAAGTTATTTTTCTTTACATTATCTCAAGCTTTTATTTCATATCATGcctattttgtatataaaaatacggTGAGTTGAGGTGTTGGTTAAACTTTTAAGGGAAAAAATAAATATGTTTGGGTAATAGCAAAAGCTGAATAAAGTAACTTTTTTTTTCTAAAGCACTTTTGGAAACTTATCGAAACACAAAGTATTACTTTAATATTAGCGaaagtatttttttaaattaattaatcaaacaTAATTTGTTAATCTCGAAAATTACTTTTTCGAAAATTACTTCGGACAAGAATAACTTTTCAAGGATTTTTGCAGCTTGGGCAAATATATTATTTAACATTATTATCAATCTTTAATTAAAACATAAAACAGAATTAATGATATCTAAAAATTAGAGAAGCACCTTAAACCAGCGACCTTTTGGATTGAACTTGTACGTCTTAATTGGTAGATTTCTCTCTTTGAAGCTCTTGGTATATAGATATTCTTTTCGGGTTGGGAAGGGAATTTTCTAGTGAAGAACAATGTGAATGAGAGCACCCTCGGAATAATAACAACATCAACTACGATCgtaattattgttattatttttatttttcaaaggtTATTTGAACATACATTAAAATATTCCAAGGTTCATGTTAGTGTCATTTTCAATTTCCAAATGTTGTTCCTTAGTTGTGGCTGACCTCAActtagcaacaacaacaacgacccagtataatcccacaagtggagtttggggagggtaatatgtacgcagaccttacccctaccctgaagggtagagaggctgtttccaggagaccctcggctcaaaaaagcaacaggagccgatatattagtaccataaaaatgcataataaaataccagcaatataagagatatgaaatacagaatacgaaatacgaaatagatggttggtatagtacaactagcaggtaaagctctgcatcaatagacgaccaatgacattcttagtctaactcctaactggctagtctcactctattatgctgtagaaatattcacaagtttccccta
This region includes:
- the LOC138876426 gene encoding putative late blight resistance protein homolog R1A-10, with translation MGAYVALTSLMGTIQQLQLLQSNLDLWNNHVENLNLLYEKVDSLQEFLDISDGEQMDNLHAKVKHIANEAEDEVESQMKVVMEEQDGGLHQKEALERLFEILQRAIGNIDSLKEEVFKHSQNNNLRAGNSSFGDSSSPRLHASTFENDMVGYNFEQEKMLSQLTSGSTQMEVISVTGMGGIGKSTFAKKLFSHPSVLSFFDICGWVTVSEDYSYRKMLLGLLKDANIGMEEELDKKSDSNLAVCLKQSLMSRRYLIVVDDIWSKKAWDDIRLCLPDDDKRSRVLLTTRDVEVAQYASSPKDPFQMHLLDTDDSWNLFYQKALAEKVLSSKRTLEEWRKVAESVSSLANVDAYQQCSGVLALSYKHLPSYLKACFLYFGVFSKASEISVEKLIRLWIAEGLLKVKGMKGLEEVAALNLNYLIDKSLVIVSKRSFDGKIMTCMIHDLVHDFSLREANSQSLLYIQNTKINEHGWVFPLGCRWVSQQLLLDSDRYQFHDLAHSKLRSFSFYRSYRYVDIAKYHFKLLRVLDVEKNSFFCFPQAILDLVLLRYLALRISDSGQLPISKLLNLQTLTVRPRRTGSWNIYSLPNGIWKLSELRHLDCWCMYFDSPHTVSEKTANNFILENLQTVSGLAPSCCTKEIFEGIKKVRKLEIAGKEQEFLNERGWDNNLEYLKELEALNVAVRYHPISFAMHVLIKASPGSFPPNLKKLTLSGTRLPWNGMNSFSKLPNLEPPMIISNALSVYTSENADTYKRFQKDLQIV